One Pasteurella dagmatis DNA segment encodes these proteins:
- the proC gene encoding pyrroline-5-carboxylate reductase, with product MQAKSICFIGGGNMAQAIVFGLLKQHYQADKITVCDPNAEKLKLFAQKGVQIVDTRLNQKSAVENAEVLLLAVKPQVLAEACQALSAVDFSKKLVISIAAGISITRLHALLPSAKQIVRVMPNTPALVSEGMSGLFAEADLISEFKQFTEDLLSAVGKTCWVDQESDMHSITAGSGSSPAYFFLFMEAMQQTLLNMNLDENTARLLVQQSALGAAKMVSENPDIPIATLRENVTSKGGTTAAALSVFNQQHLQDIVQQAMQACVERSQQMEKLF from the coding sequence ATGCAAGCGAAATCAATTTGCTTTATCGGTGGTGGGAATATGGCACAAGCCATTGTGTTTGGTTTATTAAAACAGCACTACCAAGCTGATAAAATCACCGTATGCGATCCCAATGCAGAAAAGCTTAAATTATTTGCACAAAAAGGTGTGCAAATCGTTGATACTCGCCTTAATCAAAAAAGTGCAGTAGAAAATGCTGAAGTTTTATTACTTGCGGTTAAGCCTCAAGTGCTAGCGGAAGCTTGCCAAGCATTAAGTGCGGTCGATTTTAGCAAAAAATTAGTGATCTCCATTGCCGCTGGCATTTCTATTACAAGATTACATGCGCTCTTACCAAGTGCAAAACAAATTGTTCGCGTAATGCCAAATACACCAGCGTTAGTCTCTGAAGGAATGTCTGGCTTATTTGCTGAAGCAGATTTAATTTCTGAATTTAAACAATTCACCGAAGACTTATTATCCGCAGTAGGCAAAACTTGCTGGGTTGATCAAGAAAGTGATATGCACTCAATTACCGCCGGTTCTGGCAGTAGTCCTGCGTATTTTTTCCTATTCATGGAAGCAATGCAACAAACGTTGTTGAATATGAATTTAGATGAAAACACAGCACGCTTATTAGTGCAACAATCAGCGCTTGGTGCTGCAAAAATGGTATCTGAGAATCCAGATATTCCGATTGCAACACTACGTGAAAATGTCACATCAAAAGGTGGTACTACTGCTGCCGCATTATCGGTCTTTAATCAGCAGCATCTACAAGACATCGTGCAACAAGCAATGCAAGCTTGTGTCGAACGTTCTCAACAAATGGAAAAATTGTTTTAA
- the rdgC gene encoding recombination-associated protein RdgC — MFWFKNVMIYRLTKDLDWSSDKLQTELEQCEYHPCNQSDMGKFGWTNPLRGSEMLHFSVGKQVLLVAHKEEKILPAHVIKSELDQRIEQIELKENRKLKKVEKQALKDDVVSVLLPRAFSKNQQTALWIDAENNLIYVDAASAKRAEDALALLRKSLGSLPVVPLSFANEPSVIMTDWITKDSTPQWLIPLEEAELTGSNESGIIRCKQQNLESEEIQNLLNAGKFVTKLSLEWEDNLSFILNEDCTLKRLKFADQIREKNDDILKEDYAQRFDADFVLMTGVLSKLTANLLDDFGGEKVRL; from the coding sequence ATGTTTTGGTTTAAAAACGTAATGATTTATCGCCTAACAAAGGACTTGGATTGGTCATCGGATAAATTACAAACAGAATTAGAACAATGTGAATACCATCCTTGTAATCAATCTGATATGGGTAAGTTTGGCTGGACAAATCCATTGCGTGGTAGCGAAATGTTACATTTTTCAGTAGGAAAACAGGTTTTATTAGTTGCACACAAAGAAGAAAAAATTTTACCAGCTCACGTGATTAAATCTGAATTAGATCAACGTATTGAGCAAATCGAACTGAAAGAAAATCGCAAATTAAAGAAAGTGGAGAAACAAGCATTAAAAGATGATGTAGTTTCCGTGTTATTGCCTCGAGCATTTAGTAAGAATCAACAAACCGCTCTGTGGATTGATGCTGAAAATAATTTAATTTATGTAGATGCTGCATCTGCTAAACGTGCGGAAGATGCGCTGGCATTATTGCGTAAATCATTAGGTTCATTACCCGTGGTGCCATTGAGTTTTGCAAATGAACCGAGCGTGATTATGACAGATTGGATTACTAAAGACAGCACACCACAATGGTTAATTCCATTAGAAGAGGCTGAATTAACGGGCAGTAACGAAAGCGGTATTATCCGTTGCAAACAGCAAAATTTAGAGTCAGAAGAAATTCAAAACTTACTTAATGCGGGTAAGTTTGTAACTAAGTTGTCATTGGAATGGGAAGATAATTTATCTTTTATTTTGAATGAAGATTGTACTTTAAAACGCTTGAAATTTGCCGATCAAATTCGTGAAAAAAATGACGATATTTTAAAAGAAGATTATGCACAGCGTTTTGATGCTGACTTTGTTTTAATGACTGGCGTATTAAGTAAGCTCACAGCGAACTTACTTGATGACTTCGGTGGTGAAAAAGTGCGGTTATAA
- a CDS encoding cyclase family protein, whose translation MTTVANAITFLKQQRWVDLSHSVTSDIPYFPAFKPLEVKSLFTVEKDSFFTQEYTLVSQYGTHIDAPIHFVDNTRYLDEIPIKDFVLPLVVLHKEDAVKQNNDYTVSVEDILAFEAEHGKIPEGSFVAFASGWSERWHDHQAFYNKDHTGQAHTPGWSLEALKFLHEQRNVAAIGHETLDTDSALDVLKNKDLVGERYWLSLNKFQVEVLNNLATLPATGAAIFIGVPKIKGAPGFNARVFAVVDAR comes from the coding sequence ATGACAACAGTAGCAAATGCAATTACATTTTTAAAACAGCAGAGATGGGTTGATTTAAGCCATTCTGTTACTTCTGATATTCCTTATTTTCCTGCCTTTAAACCTCTTGAAGTGAAAAGCTTATTTACGGTTGAAAAAGATAGTTTCTTCACGCAGGAATATACCTTAGTAAGCCAATATGGTACACATATTGATGCGCCTATTCATTTTGTGGATAACACTCGCTATTTAGATGAGATTCCAATCAAAGATTTTGTATTGCCTTTAGTGGTGCTCCATAAAGAAGATGCAGTGAAGCAAAATAATGATTACACCGTATCTGTTGAGGATATCTTGGCTTTTGAAGCCGAACATGGAAAAATTCCTGAGGGCAGTTTTGTGGCATTCGCAAGTGGTTGGTCAGAAAGATGGCATGATCATCAAGCTTTTTATAATAAAGATCATACCGGGCAAGCTCATACGCCCGGTTGGTCGCTTGAGGCATTAAAATTTCTACACGAACAGCGTAATGTTGCGGCAATTGGCCATGAAACGTTAGATACAGACAGTGCTTTAGATGTGTTGAAAAATAAAGATTTGGTAGGTGAGCGTTACTGGTTATCTTTGAATAAGTTTCAAGTGGAGGTACTGAATAACTTAGCTACTTTACCAGCAACTGGTGCTGCCATTTTTATCGGTGTTCCGAAAATTAAAGGTGCTCCGGGCTTTAATGCACGTGTTTTTGCGGTAGTTGATGCTAGATAA
- the oapA gene encoding opacity-associated protein OapA codes for MDPEKTKNEAEHNPAQNELDLEFSQIEPITPKKVIKPEPSLFDKAKGLFAKKEQHVPQFTMRKEPTFSSIPVTATNQTTSQNPTVESQPVVHTESSDIFVTPTTIHNETTVHTETPTVTEIVNTQTETAEMHTTEMPQAENPAQNVEPEIPSQEQSSSQIAAASATVRAVQKSWKNPETWPFLQVLPQRHRRIVVVLFALILLLLLFFWLKPSTDTVQSFEQQNANAVPIQFQPLDKSQNNEPPVLDNLNNSPNNTNTVVTTENNDSTVPRQAPEAQASTATTPPPVLNNTQISAEQATINEKPQVLEANKPVEKPQLIEKAKVIETPKALEQPKTKEKAKVVEPKPTKVDKKSAPVVEAAPAKSVKGKTLTVPQGVSLMQVFRNHNLNIADVNAMTKAKGAGNALSNFKPGDKVQVSVNSQGRVTEMRLENGTRFIRQTDGSYIYKK; via the coding sequence GTGGATCCAGAAAAAACAAAAAATGAAGCAGAACATAACCCTGCACAAAACGAACTCGACTTAGAATTTAGTCAAATTGAACCGATCACTCCGAAAAAAGTGATCAAACCTGAACCCTCTCTTTTTGATAAAGCAAAAGGACTATTTGCAAAAAAAGAGCAACATGTGCCTCAATTTACTATGAGAAAAGAACCTACATTTAGCTCTATCCCTGTAACAGCAACAAACCAAACAACATCACAGAATCCAACAGTAGAAAGCCAACCTGTTGTACATACTGAAAGTAGTGATATCTTTGTGACGCCAACAACTATACATAATGAAACAACAGTGCATACTGAAACCCCAACAGTGACTGAAATAGTAAATACACAAACTGAAACTGCTGAAATGCACACAACAGAAATGCCACAAGCAGAAAATCCTGCTCAAAATGTAGAACCAGAGATTCCATCTCAAGAACAATCGTCCTCACAAATAGCAGCAGCGTCAGCAACGGTAAGAGCGGTACAAAAGAGTTGGAAAAACCCTGAAACTTGGCCATTCTTACAAGTACTACCACAACGTCATCGTCGTATTGTTGTAGTGCTATTTGCATTGATTTTATTGCTCCTTTTATTCTTCTGGCTAAAACCAAGCACTGATACCGTGCAATCTTTTGAGCAACAAAATGCAAATGCAGTACCAATTCAATTCCAACCACTAGATAAGTCACAAAACAATGAACCACCTGTATTGGATAACTTAAACAATTCGCCAAACAATACAAATACAGTGGTAACAACAGAAAACAATGACAGTACGGTACCAAGACAGGCGCCAGAAGCCCAAGCTTCAACTGCGACAACACCTCCACCAGTGTTGAATAATACTCAAATATCTGCTGAACAAGCAACAATTAATGAAAAACCTCAAGTATTGGAAGCAAACAAGCCTGTTGAGAAACCACAACTGATTGAAAAAGCTAAAGTCATCGAAACACCTAAAGCATTAGAGCAGCCAAAAACTAAAGAAAAAGCTAAAGTTGTTGAGCCAAAACCAACGAAAGTAGATAAAAAATCTGCGCCAGTAGTAGAAGCTGCGCCTGCGAAAAGTGTAAAAGGTAAAACGTTAACCGTCCCACAAGGTGTAAGTTTAATGCAAGTGTTTCGTAATCATAACTTGAACATTGCTGATGTAAACGCAATGACTAAAGCAAAAGGCGCAGGCAATGCATTAAGTAACTTCAAACCGGGTGATAAAGTACAAGTTTCAGTGAATAGCCAAGGCCGTGTAACTGAAATGCGTTTAGAAAACGGCACAAGATTTATACGCCAAACTGATGGTTCTTACATTTATAAAAAATAA
- the epmB gene encoding EF-P beta-lysylation protein EpmB, producing MRILTQNIVIREEQSWTDLLANAISDPKLLLNTLNLPAEAFEKDIVARRLFPLRVPLPFVQRMEKGNPKDPLFLQVMSSADEFIQVEGFTTDPLEEQEAVVPSVLHKYHNRLLLMVKGGCAVNCRYCFRRHFPYADNKGNKVNWQKALDYIAIRPEIEEVIFSGGDPLMAKDHELNWLIKNLENIPHLQRLRIHTRLPVVIPQRITPELCKILSESRFQTVLVTHINHPNEIDTTLSAAIFKLKQAGVVLLNQSVLLKNINDDAQILKQLSDKLFSINILPYYLHLLDKVEGASHFYIEDEKALNIYKILQSITSGYLVPKLAREIAKEPNKTLYTA from the coding sequence GTGCGTATTTTAACTCAAAACATAGTCATTAGAGAAGAACAAAGTTGGACAGATCTGCTCGCAAATGCAATTTCTGATCCTAAACTACTACTTAATACCCTAAACCTTCCTGCTGAAGCATTCGAAAAAGATATCGTTGCGCGTCGTCTATTTCCTCTACGGGTACCATTACCTTTCGTTCAAAGAATGGAAAAAGGCAATCCTAAAGATCCTCTTTTTTTGCAAGTAATGTCTTCAGCTGATGAATTTATTCAAGTAGAAGGCTTTACAACAGATCCTTTAGAAGAACAAGAAGCTGTTGTGCCAAGCGTGTTACATAAATACCATAATCGATTGCTATTAATGGTAAAAGGTGGGTGTGCCGTCAATTGCCGTTATTGTTTCCGCCGTCATTTTCCTTATGCGGATAACAAAGGTAACAAAGTAAACTGGCAAAAGGCATTGGACTACATTGCCATCCGTCCCGAAATTGAAGAAGTGATTTTTTCAGGTGGCGATCCACTAATGGCAAAAGATCACGAATTAAACTGGTTGATAAAAAATCTTGAAAACATACCGCACTTACAGCGCTTACGCATTCATACTCGCCTGCCTGTGGTTATTCCACAACGCATTACACCAGAACTATGTAAAATACTATCTGAAAGCCGTTTTCAAACGGTATTAGTGACGCATATTAATCATCCAAATGAAATTGATACAACCTTATCGGCAGCCATATTTAAACTAAAACAGGCGGGTGTTGTCTTATTAAATCAATCCGTATTATTAAAAAACATTAATGATGATGCACAAATTTTAAAGCAATTAAGTGATAAATTATTTAGTATTAATATTTTACCCTACTACTTGCATTTACTTGATAAAGTGGAAGGTGCAAGCCATTTTTACATTGAAGATGAAAAAGCGCTAAATATTTACAAAATATTGCAAAGCATCACATCAGGCTATTTAGTGCCAAAACTCGCACGAGAAATTGCCAAAGAGCCAAATAAAACTCTTTATACAGCATAG
- the efp gene encoding elongation factor P, with protein sequence MATYTTSDFKPGLKFMQDGEPCVIVENEFVKPGKGQAFTRTRIRKLISGKVLDVNFKSGTSVEAADVMDLNLTYSYKDDAFWYFMHPETFEQYSADAKAIGDAEKWLLDQADCIVTLWNGAPISVTPPNFVELEIIDTDPGLKGDTAGTGGKPATLSTGAVVKVPLFVQIGEVIKVDTRSGEYVSRVK encoded by the coding sequence ATGGCTACATATACTACCAGTGATTTCAAACCAGGTCTAAAATTTATGCAAGATGGCGAGCCTTGCGTAATCGTTGAAAATGAATTTGTTAAACCAGGTAAAGGTCAGGCATTCACTCGTACACGTATTCGTAAATTAATTTCTGGTAAAGTATTAGATGTTAACTTCAAATCTGGTACTTCGGTTGAAGCAGCTGATGTAATGGATTTAAACTTAACTTACTCTTACAAAGATGATGCATTCTGGTATTTTATGCACCCAGAAACATTTGAGCAATATTCAGCAGATGCGAAAGCAATTGGTGATGCAGAAAAATGGCTATTAGACCAAGCAGATTGTATCGTTACTTTATGGAATGGTGCTCCAATCAGTGTAACACCTCCGAACTTTGTTGAGTTAGAAATCATTGATACAGATCCGGGCTTAAAAGGTGATACTGCGGGTACTGGAGGTAAACCAGCAACATTAAGTACTGGTGCAGTTGTGAAAGTACCTTTATTCGTACAAATTGGTGAAGTGATTAAAGTTGATACTCGTTCAGGCGAGTACGTTTCACGTGTAAAATAA
- a CDS encoding DUF2301 domain-containing membrane protein encodes MADPHIQSPMDIWDYLTVILYRSGFVVAGVMTLIFPYYPNTAHLGILIAAALCASCLHIYLKTFRLILQMATWVALICQMLGYETLALGGALMTLGGLCYKEYFCFRIFLLNFQPLFVALFWCIALLNNSIATQVMSVVVGILFIILAIQKWRMPLHFDIGDKTKYQV; translated from the coding sequence ATGGCAGATCCACACATTCAATCACCAATGGACATTTGGGACTATCTCACTGTTATTTTATATCGCAGTGGTTTTGTTGTAGCTGGTGTAATGACACTGATTTTTCCCTATTATCCTAACACTGCACATTTGGGTATTTTAATTGCTGCTGCGCTTTGTGCCTCTTGCTTACATATTTATCTGAAAACATTCCGACTTATTTTACAGATGGCAACTTGGGTAGCGTTAATTTGTCAAATGTTAGGTTATGAAACCTTAGCACTGGGAGGGGCATTAATGACTTTAGGCGGTTTATGTTACAAAGAATATTTCTGTTTCCGTATTTTTCTTTTAAATTTTCAACCGCTCTTTGTCGCCTTATTTTGGTGTATTGCACTGTTGAATAATTCTATTGCGACACAAGTGATGTCAGTGGTTGTTGGAATATTATTTATTATACTCGCAATTCAGAAATGGAGAATGCCGTTACATTTTGATATTGGGGATAAAACAAAGTATCAGGTGTAA
- the lpxH gene encoding UDP-2,3-diacylglucosamine diphosphatase — translation MKKTYFIADLHLSENRPYLTELFCDFMQNLAPQAEALYILGDLFDFWIGDDEQSPLIELVQQQIKQVSDKGIPCYFQHGNRDFLIGKRFAQACGINLLPTYQLVDLYGENVLLCHGDTLCTDDIAYQRYRKKVHQKWRQGLFLCLPLKVRLKIAEKIRAKSQADKKQKSYEIMDVNPEFVLQIFAQFGVKKMIHGHTHRQNIHQIAPHFTRIVLGDWGETASILEVNEQQQIRFLTGKE, via the coding sequence ATGAAAAAGACCTATTTTATTGCTGATTTACATCTCAGCGAAAATCGACCGTACTTAACTGAACTTTTTTGCGATTTTATGCAGAATCTCGCACCACAAGCCGAAGCACTTTACATCTTAGGCGATTTATTTGATTTTTGGATTGGTGATGATGAACAATCTCCTTTAATCGAACTTGTTCAACAACAAATTAAGCAAGTCAGCGATAAAGGCATCCCGTGCTATTTTCAACACGGGAATCGTGATTTCCTCATTGGAAAGCGATTTGCACAGGCTTGTGGAATAAATCTGCTACCTACATATCAACTGGTTGATTTATATGGTGAGAACGTACTACTATGCCACGGTGATACTTTATGTACTGATGATATAGCATATCAACGCTATCGTAAAAAAGTACATCAAAAATGGCGCCAAGGGCTATTTTTATGCTTACCGCTCAAAGTGCGGTTAAAAATTGCCGAGAAAATTCGAGCCAAAAGCCAAGCAGATAAAAAACAAAAATCCTATGAGATTATGGATGTAAACCCTGAATTTGTATTGCAAATCTTTGCACAATTTGGGGTGAAAAAAATGATCCATGGGCATACACACCGCCAAAATATTCATCAAATAGCACCGCACTTTACTCGCATTGTGTTGGGTGATTGGGGCGAAACGGCGTCTATTCTTGAAGTAAATGAACAGCAACAAATCCGATTTTTAACAGGTAAGGAATAA